The DNA sequence TGGTTCACTATAAAAGAACTGGGATTGGTTCGATTTGAAAGAAGTATATGTGAAAATACCCTTAGAAAACTCGTCAGCGTTTCATGGAAAGGACGTCGTATTCACTTTGCCGGGGAAGACTGAAGACTCCTGTTCCTGTTTCGAACCCTGATCTGCATTCTGGCATAGCGAGGAAGCGAATCGTCAATACCCTTTCGCGTCTCGGGAGAGAATaaaaatctcaaaataaataaatcctgtcTATGCTTATGAGGCTACACATACAGCCACAAGACATCGGCTGAGCAGCCACACTACCAGTCTGGTTGACGACTGACCAGCTGGGGCGGCGTTTACAAACGAAAAATACGGCGTGTTTTGTATCCGTGTAGCGAGCAAGGGTTAAAAAAATCCTAGCAACTAACTGTTCAAAAGACGGAGGtcggtgggtgtgtgggggcggggtaAAACTGCGGGTTTCCATTGAGAATAGGATGCTATTGCTCTGCCCGAGATTGAGCTAAACTATTCAACGTCGTAGACCAGGGGAGACCAGCGCTAAACCGTTTAGCTCACCCCTTTCCGTCTCTCGCTCGCTGCCCTGATACTTCAACGTGTAGGCTATACTGTCAGGTCTTTAATTTAAAAGCTAAAAACAGTGTTTGTTGTAACTGCAAAACCCTCATTTCAAAATTGGATGAAAAGATGTGTTAAGTTATGATGTTATGGTATGACGGATGTTTTTTCGTCCCTGATAATTGGATAATAGTTTAAAAAGCGTGAACATGAATGAGCACGTAGCCAAACGGTGAGCTCATATTGTCACGGTGAGTAAAACGGGCTCATGTAGAAATGGTGAGTGCAGTGTATCAGAATGAAAAAAGCGGAGCCTCTCTCCGGATTAGTCATTACCGTTCTGCGCTAAATATTTAAAGTGACCTCGCCACCAGTCATGCTGAGATGTTAGAGCTAATAGTGATATTACTGCAAATCTAATTTAGAATTCATCATTTGATGCTCTACGAATGTAGTGTATCTTAATACACGTCTGTAAAAATCTCGCGAATAATGCCTGTTTAGTTTTTGTTAAGTATTTGTGAAGATTGTGTAGTGACAGACAGGTgtgcacacccacgcacatacccacacccacatcAGCACATACACCACACCCAAACCTACTCAGACAgccacactcatacacattaaagcccacacacacagtcacacaatcacacacccacacacactatgGGGACCATTTTGCAGAACTAGTTGATATATACTTTTCTTTACTGCTGTTGAGTTGATAATGTCAAGGCTgactgggggagtgggggtgggggttgtgggagGGGTGCTATGGGGGCAAGACTCAGGCTCTGTGAGTTGATGACATCTGCAgtaaatatttagaaagttaATCTGGCTGTGTAACTCCCGGGCTTTTCTTTTGCAGTAAGTTAACGGCAGGAGAGAACCCGAGCACGTTGGTTGGGTGGATCTGACCCAGCCCATTTCCCCACGGGGCCCTTTTCCATCTTTCCCCTTTGAGCAAATCCATTTGCGTCCCACCTCCAGCTACCTACTGAACAGAACAAAGCACATGAACTTACGTATGCGTACTGTACAGgcaagcatatttaaaaatgaaagcataaataAAAACCCCAGCTCGGCATTAAGGCTTTCATAGGCTGGTGAGTGTGCATCAGATTGTTCTTGTTCCTATGGTGCTAATGTATGACACAATAGAAGTTGCATAGATTACAAGGTTttgtcttattattattattattattattattattattattattattattattattaataataataataataataataataataattattattattattattattattattattattattattatggcatGCATTTAAATGGCGCTTTTCTCACTTTCACACTCTTTAAAGTGATGAGAGGGAAACTCTTCAGCCACCACCAATTTCAAAATGAGGGATTATAAGAGTTAAACTATGCTGGGAAATTTCAAATAGATAAGAATGGACTAGACTAGAGCAGAAGATGTTTtgattttcacactttgtttaaaaaaatttaaatacaatggGACTTTTGCAATAATAGAATTTCTTTTGAATTATATCTTCAGTTATACTAATATGAAGGGATATTTAGTACTtttagttacaaaaaaaaaaaaaaacaacaaatctgGTCATTTGCTCCATGGTTTcccatgcaccacagcatgaAATCGGAAAGGAAGCCAACTCATGAACATACATATGTCAACAAAAGGTACAAAAGAACCAGAAAACCCAATCAGAAATATCTCATACATATTTAACTGGTAAAAATGTACATAGCAGAATCTCAATGTTTGAACTCCATGATACAATGGAGGGTAAATGTTAAATGTCGTggtaaatgaatttattttatgtaaaacattTCTATAAACAAGTAAGCTATGTAAGGATCTGTTAAACTGAGTTATGTAATACTGCTGGCCCTTGGTTTCATCATGTGTGCTTGCagctttatgtatttatattgcattttaacaatatatttcacatttgttcCATACAGGTGATACTTTTCAGGGTAAAGCACAGTGCTCCCAGTTTTTCATAGACAACCCATTTGCCGTAATATGAATGTaacctaaatgttcttttggcaTCCTTGAATGAGCACAATTTGGCACTGTGGCTTcaatttttttgtacattttgccATCTTGTGGTTGCTCTTTGTActacacttgtgtgtgtgtgtgtgtgtgtgtgtgtgtgtgtgtgtgtgtgtgtgtgattttcccCCATATTGTGGAATTGTGCATATTTGTCCCCATATTGTGGAACCATTTTCAGTGCTGACAATTTGTTGTTGCTTTGAGGTCTTCTCACTTTTGCAGCAATTTTCTTCTGTTCACATGTAGTACTGTTGATATAAGAAGTCATTCCACTTCTTTCATTGAGTGCAGAGGTCTCATGTCGCATGTGTCATAGGACATAGTTCCAACCAAAATTAGATTAAATATAATCaggttatatacatacagacaaCCTCCAAAGACAAGGAATAACGTTTCAAGtaagtaaccattttattttgggtatgccattttcaggcttgtgtttaaaagggggggggggcatacagAAGGGGTTAAACAATGGCCATCACTGTACACACAGTAGTGAAACTGCCATTACCATCTGTCTGTGAGGGGATATCTGGGCCTGTGGTGACCCTCTTAATATCTACGTGTGCTGAAGGACGTAAATGCTCTAGTCaagtatattttttcagtttacttttcaaaaatcaaataatGGGTACATTTGTTGTTATATCcatcaaataaatgttattagttCTCTTAATTGGTTCAAGTCTGTAAAAATCTCCAACATTTTAGTCATGCTTTTAAACCTTTGTCATTCATGTCAAAAGTAAATTGTTCTTCTCCTTTTAATAATTGTTCTTCTTTTTGAGTGTCTGCTTTAttcctttcctttgttttttctttcatgttttccTGTTTGCATTGCCTCTTATGACCATGTCTGTATACCATTTTTATAAAGCCCTGTAAGTTTAATAAAATGATTGATGGATATCTAGTTTTTAGATGATCACCtttgagagagggaaagtaTAATATGGCAAACCATAGGAATATTGTCTGCTCTCTATTTGTCTTCTCTATCCTTGTTCAcccctccacaaacatcaaaataaatgtcCTTGGTGCAGTTAGAGTCACGCTGagggtctgtttttttccttctccttctcccctcAACAGGAATAAAAAGGCATCATGGTGTCTCCTTTCTCTGAGCATCTAACTACTCCTGATGAGACATAGAACACAAAGGTATTAATGGGACCAGAGCCACGGAGTATCACAAGGACCTCAGTTTCCTGTCTGGTTTTACGTTTGAATGCCAGTCTGTGACCAAATATACATAATGATTGTTGAGATCTGCCAGGTAGaatgaactttttttaaagaagcagtTCAAACCAGTTTCAAACTTTtattacatggaaaatatttttccccaaaGGTGGAGAGTACTGCTGGCTggatttaataattatttgtctACAAATATCAGCTTTGTTGTtagaagcaaaaacaaacttcCATTTTTGTGGAGATATTCAATAGCTGAGCCGGACTACCTTCTAATATATGTATGTCTGGTCTTGTTTATAAAGAGGCTAAACCCATGAATCTTTTGATTATATCGTAGTACTTAGCACTGTTTCCAACAACATAAGGAAACTTTAATAAGTAACTTTGGCAGCTTTTATATATGTCCTTGTCTGACCCTTCCACATCTCATAAATCAGTGCAACCAGTCTCTCCTGATCATTTATTAAGTATTCATTGACCAGGAGAAGAGGGGGTGTTTCCCTGGTCAATGGGTCATTCTTTACTTTAGGAGTCAGTCACCATCAGCTTAAAATCAGCCAGTTAATATCTGTTGTAGAGAACATCAGAGTTGACTTCTGCTGTTGACATCTGGGGAATATGAAACTTGGCTTGGTGTTtcctggtttttggtgtgtacAGGGTCTGACATCCTTGGTCTTACAGCTAATCTtgcctttttacattttcatccctggCTTTTTGGAATAGTCGgttgtcttttggttttttaacTTTGATTTTGGGACTAACTTTGGAGAAACAAGGTATAGtttggtatttttttccattgatttattttgtgtctGTAACCTGTAACAtaccttgtttttaaaatagttgaccttcgtctttagattagacacTGTATTTTGCTGTAGTTTAATAAAATTTCTTAATCtggttgtacattttgataaaggttgctCTGCCGATCAACCATTTAGGAGTTCAATTGATAATcaatatctttgataataattaccaaattatatatatatatgttggaCAAGTGAAAAGTTTTAACTGTTGAggcacttgtgttcagtattcagagtgctgagcGTTAAACGAGGGTTAGCTGCTaaaaccgctggattcagaacatGAACATATTTTACTCAATCCTCGCAGCCCCAAAagtatttacacattttattaaaatgataatcattttttcatatttttatttatttatttatttatttatttacttttaatcTCACCCCCAACTGAATTCCTTATTCTTTtaaagttgtttgttttttgaccTTGGGAATGTCTCTGACACAAAAAGGTTGAGATTTATTTGATAATTAGAAGTAGGTGCTAGTTGAGGACCACCTTttaatttttctaaatttaCACACACTGGCTCTACTTCACCTCACCATCCTCCCCAAATATAGTTTGCTTCTCATGTCCCCAACCTCCGCCACCTCTTTCAGTTAGAAGTTTCCTGGCAGTTATGCATCTAGAAAGACAGCCTCTGGTGAAAGTGATGTCACTCCTTAGGAATTGAACTGTTCCTTGGCCCTCAGCTTTCTTGGTGTTAGGAATAGCAGGAAGAAGCCATGGCAAATCATCACTGTGACACTGTCCTTTGCAGAAAAAATCACGTGAAATTTGCCTTTTGACATGTGAAAATCAAAAATTAACATATTCATATTCGAGAAGAAAATATCACGTGACCTGAACATTCTCACATGTGACTGGCTTGACGtgtgaatgaaaatttccaTGTGAAAAGCAAATAGGTCACATGAAAACAGGTCtgaatgaaattaatatttcaaatgtgaactacaactttcacatgtgaaaacaaaacatgtgacttgaaatagcaGAGCAGGGGCATGGCTATGGGTGGGCCTGACTGGGCCTAGGCCCATCCTAGGGTACAACTCACATCTCGTCTTTTAGCgataacagcaacaaaaaaaaaaaagacacgcgGACTTGTAACCGTCCTTACTTTTCCATGCTGATAAGATACCCCTCCCCCTACTTAGCCTAGTGAAAGCATTTAGTCCCAGCTGCAATTTAATTTCTGGCTACACCACTGTAGCAGAGGTTACATTTTTCTGCCGCAATGCTTCCACAGTGTAACCGGACTGTTACAAGGCTACATGTTAGACCGACACCAAGGGCTGTAACTTGGTTTTTCCTTGGTAAAAGGGGCTCTGATGTAATAAATTTTATGTGAATGACACACAGTGAGTCCACTGTGGCCTGGTGTCCTGTTGCGCTTCAGCAGAAGCGCTATGTGGCCTGGTCCTTTACCATGGAAGAGCAGCGCAGCAGACTGTACACTTTGATAACAGATCCCAAAATAAAAGACATGCAGACACCAGACCTTGCATTCTCAAGAATCAGTTTATAACAGAATCAGGAAACCACTCTTTCCATGAAGAAAAGATAaaaaccaccaaaaaaaaacaggatacaTGTTAATGTGGCCATCCTTCAGCTTTTTGGTGAAATGGGGTGATTACtgggcgaggtgggggggggggggttctgttcCATACAACCAACAGTGTGTGGTCAGAGGAGcacagaaaaggaaaagcagAATTGTAAGAGCTTGAGACATTTTGGGTGTAGTGATTGGGCTTGGGTCTAGTCTGGATCATGGAGCCACACAGGAACTCTGGATTAGGGTCCTCTGATGTTTCCATGGAGCACTCAGGACAATAAAGTGGCAATGTTGcacctgagagggggggggggggggtggacagagcgagagagagagaaggtgtgaTGAGGACTTCTGTTGGATAGCAGGATGAAACCTATTTGGGTAGTAGCATCAGAGATTCTTATAGGACATGAGGATGatgtgaaatttaatttgaagttGAAAATTTATGGGACTAGGGACTCAAAGTGCACATTTGCTTGACAAAACCTTATTTATAAACCtaaagtatttatttcttatACACCATAAGAAATAGCCACATTTTGTGTGACAAGAGCAGTAATAAGGAGCACAAAAAGGACACTGAGCTGAGGGGGGGGATGTATGCTCCGTATGTGCAAACACAACATCCTTTAGGCAAGCTCAACTGCAGATAGGAAAACCTATGACCTAATACCTTTATCCTTACTATGCTTTAGTGCTGAATAACACTGTAACTGTgttgtcaatgttttttttactcattttcatGCAGAAGTTGTAATGGAGAATCTGGGTCAATGAGTATATCCCCTCTGAGTGAGCCACcctatagggcccagcctgcactcAAGGTGAGTGCCCTTAGTGACTGAGCCACTCgatagggcccagcctgcactcAAGGTGAgtgcctttactgactgagccactctatagggcccagcctaCACTCAAGGTGAGTGCCCTTACTGACTTAGCCACTCTATAGGACCCAGCCTGCACTCAAGGTGAgtgcctttactgactgagccactccatagggcccagcctgcactcAAAATGAGTGCccttactgactgagccactctatagggcccagcctaCACTCAAGGTGAGGGCccttactgactgagccactctatagggcccagcctgcactcAAGGTGAGGGCccttactgactgagccactctatagggcccagcctgcactcAAGGTGACGGCccttactgactgagccactctatagggcccagcctaCACTCAAGGTGAGGGCccttactgactgagccactctatagggcccagcctgcactcAAGGTGAgtgcctttactgactgagccactctatagggcccagcctgcactcAAGGTGAgtgcctttactgactgagccactctataGGGCCCACCCTGCACTCAAGGTGAGTGCccttactgactgagccactctatagggcccagcctgaACTCGGGATGAGAGTCCTTACTGACTGAACCACTCTATATGGCCCAGCCTACACTCAAGGTGAgtgcctttactgactgagccactctatagggcccagcctgcactcAAGGTGAGTGCccttactgactgagccactctatagggcccagcctgcactcAAGGTGACGGCtcttactgactgagccactctataTGGCCCAGCCTGCACTCAAGGTGACGGCtcttactgactgagccactctataTGGCCCAGCCTACACTCAAGGTGACAGCccttactgactgagccactctataTGGCCCAGCCTACACTCAAGGTGAGGGCccttactgactgagccactctataTGGCCCAGCCTACACTCAAGGTGAGGGCCTGATAGTTTTCACTGAATTAATAACCTAAGCTCCAGGGAAGATCTGTGAAACATGGAAAAGTACCTTGGCTTCAGGATTGATCACGGCACAGGAAGAGCTGGGATCTGCATTGCTTTCCTTCAGACACTTAGTCTTCCCCACCTCTACCTCTATGTCATACATACCCCCACCAATGttctggaaaatataaataatataatgttttatACCACTTGCACACAACCTTTTGTTATTATGAAACAGtttgttgaaaataaatgaaatctcAGATAGACCAATGTTGGTGATAATCTGTCAGTAAGAGTAACTTTTACTTGTACACAGCAGTGAAATAAGTAACCTTTCCTTATCTCGCTGTTGTTTGCTCTTAGGCTGTACTTTGAAGTCTCAACAGTGGTATCCAAAAGTTTGGAtgaaattgcatgttttgttgattttctgactgaaaataatttaacacaaaCTATCAAGGGAGCAAACTGAAACATGACATATTTCAGTAAATTTTTATGCACAACTGACACCCTGTGAATCACTACTAAGTAACACGTCCTTTGGTAGAATTTTCAACTTCCAAACATTTCTTGTAGGCAGCTAACAGTCTTTCTATTTGTGCTTTACACATTTTTCCCCACTCTACCTTGCAGAACCCTTTTACTTCAGGAAAAGTATTTGTTCTTCTTGCATGcattgcatgtttgtgttcgCCACACAGATTTTCAATAATACTTAAGGTGGGGATCTGTCAAGTTTGTTCCAAAACCTTAATCTTTCATTCCTTTAAGTAGCTCGTGTTTGATTTTAAGGTATGTTTTGGACCACTGTCTTCTTGAAATATCCAACCTTTTTGCAGCTTCAATTTCTTCACTGATTCTGGGATATTAGCTTTTGGGATTCGTTGATATTTGTTTGAATCCATTCTTCTTTGCACCCACACAATATTTCCTGTGCCACTGGCTGCCACACAACCCCAAAGCATAATATAGTAGAACACTTGACTTAATTATTCTCAAAAGTGATATTTTCTTCAAATGTTCTTCCCAGATGTATCTTTTGTGGTTGTGGGTacttcaatttttgtttcatcagtcTACAGCACTTTGTTCCAAAAGGTCTCTGGCTTATCTAACTGTTGTGTTGCATACTTCAGACGGTGGCTTTCATGATGCGATTGCAGAGAAGGTTTCCTTCTGGCAACTCTTCCAAGCAGGTAATTTTGTGTAAGCAACACTGCACAGTGGAACGGTGCACCACTTCACTGTTGTCAGGTAAACCTTTCTGCAGGTGTGGCAAATTTACTTTACGTTGATATGTGGGATTTGCTTTGCATATCTGACcagatttttttgaaaattttccaGATCTAGTCTTCCAGATCTTACCTTGACTTTGGCAGTTCTCCTTAACTTCCATTACATAATGATGTTTCTGACGGCGTAAATTCCAAGCTGGAAGCATTTAGATATGTTATAAGCCCCCCTCTGCTTTGTAAAAGTCAATTAACTTTGTTTTCAAGGCTTTCATTGGCTGCTTAAAGAAACCCATGGTTGTAACACAACACCCTGAGAGGTTTGAAGGGTCAGAGTGTTTATTAAGCCCTGGAATTGCTTGCACCTGGCTTAATTTAAGGCCTAACAAGTCTGATTTtgagaactaaaaaaaaagaatgtataaaCTGAAAGGGTGCCTAAAGTTTTGCACCTGCTACCTTTACTGTTTCATGCACTGTTAAAATCAGCAAATAAATAGTAATTGTGCATaacaattttcataaatatgtcaTGTCTATGTTTTTACCATGCAGAGGTTGTGGTAGCTTCTTTTCCCTTAAAgattcaacaaaacatgcaatttgaccAGGGGCGCACAAACATTTGGAGACCACTGTATGATTATACCCCCAAAACATTCAACTCACAAAACAACCATGccatattttaatcattttcctATTCCAGTATGGGTGGATTATTTTTTCTGGTTCCTCACAGAATGTTAACTTtgtcacccctcccccctcttcattGAATATCACTCCCTTTAGTGGACTTCTGTAGTAGAATGTGCTGTG is a window from the Anguilla anguilla isolate fAngAng1 chromosome 3, fAngAng1.pri, whole genome shotgun sequence genome containing:
- the LOC118222598 gene encoding cystatin-like; translated protein: MMGILQFFCMLLFFSLVAAAPPGPVVDVDSNDPEVQACASFALEAFNHFNQDPHLYAITKFTSVKRANIGGGMYDIEVEVGKTKCLKESNADPSSSCAVINPEAKVQHCHFIVLSAPWKHQRTLIQSSCVAP